Below is a window of Malus domestica chromosome 13, GDT2T_hap1 DNA.
TACTCTGATCAGTTGTATGGACAACTTGCTGCAGTTAAATACTGTCCCAATCTTGCTGTCATGCTTGGATTTCAGGTTTTATGATCCTTGCTCAATAAATTTTCGTGGTACTTCATATGGGGAACTGAAGTAGTTACTTTGGTTATGTTGGGGGATATTCTCATGCATGATTACTTGTATATGATCTAAACAAGTATAGAAGTCTTCCATTATTCATATAGAAAAGGAAATCCGTTTGTCTTACAGGATTTTATTTTTGTCCGACTGTCAGACACGATGCTTTGGCCAGTATGATAATATAATCAGCTGTCGAATGATAACAGCATCCATTAATTTTCATTATTTCTGAAGttttttccctcccttttttGTCTGTGTTTCAGTGACTACATGTGGTTTGGCAAGAGATGCTTTGCACTTGCTTCGCCAAAAGAAAGATGGATATGACATTGTTATCAGTGATGTGAACATGCCTGACATGGATGGTTTTAGACTTCTTGAGCATGTAGGACTTGAGATGGATCTTCCAGTTATTAGTCAGTACTCTGCCGTTGACCAATAAAGCTttgtcttcaaaagaaaaacgtCTGTCACCACTTAATTCTGACATATCATATCCGTTTTACCTGTGCAGTGATGTCTGTTGATGGAGAAACGAGTAGGGTTATGAAAGGAGTTCAACATGGAGCATGTGATTATCTTCTTAAGCCGATAAGAATGAAAGAACTGCGCAATATATGGCAGCATGTCTTTAGAAAGAAGATACATGAGATAAGAGACATTGAGAGTCATGAAAGCTTCGAGGGTATTCAGTTTATAAGAAGTGGATCAGATCAGTATGATGAGGGCTACTTTCTTAGCGCAGATGACCTCACTTCATcgagaaaaagaaaggatgtCGATAACAAATACGATGACAAAGACTTTGCTGATTTATCATCTACAAAAAAGGCTAGAGTTGTTTGGTCTGTAGATCTTCATCAGAAATTTGTAAAAGCAGTACATCAGATTGGATTTGACAGTATGTAAATTTCTTGCTTATGAAGCTAGGTTTTTGGATCAGCATCATGAACTATAAGTCTGAATACATTTTGTGTTCCTTTTCAATAATATCGCCACCAACTTTATTATGTTTCTACAGAGCGATGATGTGTAATGTCTGTTTGGCAGAAGTTGGTCCGAAGAAAATACTTGACCTGATGAACGTGCCTTGGTTGACAAGAGAAAATGTCGCTAGCCACTTGCAGGTAAATACCTCACCTTTAAGTACTTTTCCTGATAACATCGGAAACTTTTATGTAGTGGGATTTGTACACCGCAATACTTTCATTACGGTAACATACCTGGCAATCGATAATTTCCTTACGCAATAatgtatgatatatatatatatatatatatatatatatatatattacatgcatatatgtatataatatgtatacacacacacaagtaTAGTGACAACATAAATTGCTCCCATTTCCTTGATCTCAGTCGGATTTGTCAAATTTACTGACACATGTACGAGGAATTATAGTTCATAATGCTTATCACTGAAGTAATTGAACTCAGTCTCTCCTGTAACAAAATGGCTAATAAAAGCTGAAGTGTAATAGATAATATGGTTACATGGCATGATTATTCTCACTGAAAAAGTTCATGTGCAGAAGTACCGGCTCTACTTGAGTAGGCTGCAAAAAGAGAATGAACTTAAATCTTCTTGTGGGGGGATGAAGCATTCCGATTATTCCTCAAAAGATGCTCACGGAAGTTTTGGCCTTCAGAACTCGATCAGCATTCAACAAAGTGATGTTGCACATGGCAGCTTCAAAGTTTCTGGCAATAGCTTAGTTTCCCAGAGAGTGGGTACGAAGAGCCACGAGAGTGACATAGAAGGGATTGTTTCAGAGCCTGTGGCAGAACCTAAGAAAGGTTCGAACGGAAACATTCCTGATTCTCAGAAGACCAGGAGTCCACAGATGGACTTCAATAATTCTTACGCGGAAACCAAAAAGGGTTTGATTGGCAATGTTCCTGATTCTCAGAAGATTAGGACTCCGCAGGTGCGTCCCAGTCATTCACTTGCATCGGTGGAATCTGAAGTAAACTTCACAGAATTTGAATCCGCTATTCCAACAAAGTATTCTAGGAATGAAATTCAATTGAATAAAAAGCAGAAGCCACTTATTCCGTTAAATAGTGGATTCAACAAGCCACCACTGCCCGGTCCACACAGCCATTTCCAAGTTGATCGAGTACAATCAATTCCTTCCAGTAGTTCAAGACCTTCTATCGCGGAGGAAGATGTAACTGGCCCTGCTAAGAGTAAGCCTTCATATTCTGAGTACATAAATATTCAGGGTAGCCATGTAAGTCCAACAATAAGCACGGCAGACTCCTTTCCTGATCAAATCAAGAGCTGTGTGGTAAACCATCAAGTTTCTGAGGCCGTTTCCACTAGTACAGCAAACATGGAGTACCAGGGCTTCAACTTGAACTGCATTACTGATTTGGAATCCGCCCAAAGAAACCTAATCGTGGAAAGTGCATCACCTTTTGGTTCTTTGGATGACGGCTTTCAAATTTGTTGGTATCAAGGTGATTGCTATGGCATGAATCTCGGACTTCAAAATATAGAGTTCCCGGAGTACAATGATCCTGCACTTGTTTCTG
It encodes the following:
- the LOC103452399 gene encoding two-component response regulator ARR11 isoform X1 codes for the protein MESSFSSPRNDTFPAGLRVLVVDDDPTWLKILEKMLKKCSYEVTTCGLARDALHLLRQKKDGYDIVISDVNMPDMDGFRLLEHVGLEMDLPVIMMSVDGETSRVMKGVQHGACDYLLKPIRMKELRNIWQHVFRKKIHEIRDIESHESFEGIQFIRSGSDQYDEGYFLSADDLTSSRKRKDVDNKYDDKDFADLSSTKKARVVWSVDLHQKFVKAVHQIGFDKVGPKKILDLMNVPWLTRENVASHLQKYRLYLSRLQKENELKSSCGGMKHSDYSSKDAHGSFGLQNSISIQQSDVAHGSFKVSGNSLVSQRVGTKSHESDIEGIVSEPVAEPKKGSNGNIPDSQKTRSPQMDFNNSYAETKKGLIGNVPDSQKIRTPQVRPSHSLASVESEVNFTEFESAIPTKYSRNEIQLNKKQKPLIPLNSGFNKPPLPGPHSHFQVDRVQSIPSSSSRPSIAEEDVTGPAKSKPSYSEYINIQGSHVSPTISTADSFPDQIKSCVVNHQVSEAVSTSTANMEYQGFNLNCITDLESAQRNLIVESASPFGSLDDGFQICWYQGDCYGMNLGLQNIEFPEYNDPALVSEVPAHLYDALRFDYPYEPSEYSVIGQGLFIS
- the LOC103452399 gene encoding two-component response regulator ARR11 isoform X2, with translation MESSFSSPRNDTFPAGLRVLVVDDDPTWLKILEKMLKKCSYEVTTCGLARDALHLLRQKKDGYDIVISDVNMPDMDGFRLLEHVGLEMDLPVIMMSVDGETSRVMKGVQHGACDYLLKPIRMKELRNIWQHVFRKKIHEIRDIESHESFEGIQFIRSGSDQYDEGYFLSADDLTSSRKRKDVDNKYDDKDFADLSSTKKARVVWSVDLHQKFVKAVHQIGFDIGPKKILDLMNVPWLTRENVASHLQKYRLYLSRLQKENELKSSCGGMKHSDYSSKDAHGSFGLQNSISIQQSDVAHGSFKVSGNSLVSQRVGTKSHESDIEGIVSEPVAEPKKGSNGNIPDSQKTRSPQMDFNNSYAETKKGLIGNVPDSQKIRTPQVRPSHSLASVESEVNFTEFESAIPTKYSRNEIQLNKKQKPLIPLNSGFNKPPLPGPHSHFQVDRVQSIPSSSSRPSIAEEDVTGPAKSKPSYSEYINIQGSHVSPTISTADSFPDQIKSCVVNHQVSEAVSTSTANMEYQGFNLNCITDLESAQRNLIVESASPFGSLDDGFQICWYQGDCYGMNLGLQNIEFPEYNDPALVSEVPAHLYDALRFDYPYEPSEYSVIGQGLFIS